The Amaranthus tricolor cultivar Red isolate AtriRed21 chromosome 2, ASM2621246v1, whole genome shotgun sequence genome contains the following window.
taatgacattggcgTAATGGCATGTTGCTATCGATGAAAAAAGCTTGACTATTAAGGGAACATAATTTCAAGAACGGTATTTTCAACGACTAAAAAGGCTGTGTAAACTTTCTCCATGAGGGGAACTTCGGGGTGACTAACCCGTTCCTTGTCATGTTGCCGCTTTTAGAAGGCAACCTTTGCATCGATGTTGAGGTGCAAATAATGATATTTTAGTACTTTTGATGGCTTCCCTGTTCGTGAACCTTCTAATTGCCGATTCTAGTTGCTGACAGTACTAATATAGTTGTTCTGTTACTTCTATCTTATACAGGGGTTGCGGGCTCCAACTACGTGTCCAACGCGCTCTCTATCTTTGCTCTACATGCTATATTTTATCAAAGGCGGTAAGCCCACCGGGATCCATTCCCTGTCCACTTTCCAGACACGGGATTGTGTCTTTTGCTATACTTCCGGCTTCTTcaagaaagaaataaaactacCTGCAGTTCTGATCGATCAACAGCCTCTTCTACTCCTTATATACGGAAGGACAGAGTAGCTTCAGTTTCTTCTGATATGCTCTGCCCCATTTCCTGCAATCCCCTTATGGAATTGCAACGAAGGCCCTTGCCCCTCTTTCGAACTCCGAGATATGGAGAGAGCTGACAAATCTTCTCGGCTATCACAAGGGACAGTCGAGTCAGATAAAATGGGCGGTCCGAGACTCGATGGAACAAGTTCTAGCGTGTTATGGGGAAGGAGTTGCAGCAGAGAGCATAGGTTCAATGCTGAGATTAATGCTCAAGTAATTTAGACATTTATTGGATGATCGATTCCGAGTTTCTCAATCAGCCACCCTTGATTTATTTATTCCAGTGTTACATGAATCGATATCTCCTTGTTAATTGCCAATCAAAAAAATGATTTATGATTGATTTTAGACTATTTCAGAGCTAGTTTATGTAGTATTTagaaataagtatttcatttcaaattatgaatttcaattatgaaatcataaataaaaaatttgaaaatgacaaggtttggggtAGTCATTTTCAAATCCTCAATTTTAATTGCTATAAAAATAATGgtggaatttgatccaaatctaaatttgaaatattttgatttatcaaacaataaatttgagccaattttaaaattccaaatgaaattattattccCAAACATGGCATTAAGCAAATCAAGAATTTTAAATGTGAATTACTTAGCAAATATGTTAAGAATTTGCTATGAACATTTGGCAAGAAATTCTTTTTATTCTCTTTGGTTatttaataatacaattttttctttacaaaaaacaaaaaaatgagtATGCAATATTTAATCTTTTCTACTCTTTAAATTTTGTCAAGACAATGTGAGTTTGTAAAATGATGATAATAAGCAGATAAATTGTAAATAAATTCatcatcaatttaaaaaatttagcaaagtaaattaaatatccaaaataaaaagtataacaaaataaataacaccTACACcaaataatctttttatttttatttattcttcccATTCACTTTTTGCACATACTCGatgtaaatttaaaagtcaaatgttttttaattgtgagtattttaaaagttctaaaaagttgatatttagaaaatatatattgagatgaatcaattAAGATCCTACATAAATAAGTTTTTTCTTATAGATCGATGAGAATTTTAGTCAAAatctaatattaaaatttataaattctatttaagaagaacatatgaaaacagAGAGTAATAAACAATGGAATCATACCATTAAAAAGTGTTAAGATGACATACATgcacattaataaattattaggtaGCAAGAATATATgaagttttttattattatcattacaaGGTAAGAGGAGGAAAGAGGAGAGCTAGCCGAGAATCGTGACTTAAAGAAAACAATACTTATTTTAACTAAGATAAGACTTAATTCTCAATAGAGACCATATCATATTAAAATGTTATATCTCTTGTTTAGAGAAAACAGTAGGATTAGcatgaatattaattaataatgatgatgctaattaatattgtaataatCATCTTCTTCTAGCAGCAGTTTCTCTTTGTGCGTTGAAATAGACGACAGCCACGGGAAGGCCTAGCCCATTTTCAGCAGCAAACCTTCTTGTATTGAAGCAGTCCCTAGACGACGGCGTTTTCACTGTTTGTCTTCCTCTTATTTGTTTGAATAATATGAACACATACCTGTGTATCCCTATCACTGGCTTTGGTGCTTCATAACACACTATTTCTCTCcctataataatttataattaataatattccaTGCACATTAATGTTAATTGTTGATCTTAGTAATTAATTAGttacttattatattatattgttcaTAAGTTGCAGTCTTGCAAATGATGTTAACtattaatattatcaaaataaaataacttttatcATAAATTGTTATATGAAATAATGTCATTGTGAGTGATGAGTTAGAACCAATAAGTAACACTACAAATAAAGGGCAAAGGGCGACGGCACAGGGCCTCACCCATTCATCGCTAAATTGGAAAAACTGGGCCGGGTGAAGGCCTGGCAACAGCAAAATGGGCCGAGTAAATATGTAGACTCTAAAAGAAAAACCGGGCCAGGTGAAGGCCTGACAACGGTAAAATAGGCCGACGCTAAATATGTGGATGCTAAAAGAAAAACGGACGCCAGTGCGTCGCCAAAGCCAATGTGAAAGGGGCGACGACACAAGAACGTCGCCATATATATCAGTTTTGGGTTGCCGTCACATTTGTAGTGTAATACTCTTTGTCTCtctctttcttttaatttcattcataaactTATATTCTATCTCCATTGTAACCAGTCATTTATATCATCTTCTTGTTTATTGTCTGATCCTCCAAATCAATTCTCCTTTCCACTAAACTTTTCACTTATTATGCAATTTTATGCATTATAACACGGCCAAAGggagtaaaaattattagaatataagttctttattttaaagtcatCTCATTAATTTCTGActgaaaatattatatttggACTTACCAAATGAGACATCAGTTGTTCCGGGAATGTCTGTCACAATCCTACAAAATATACaacaaataaaagattaatactCCTAtacaacaaaattttaaaattaagtagaTGGAAGGATAATAATTAGAGTATTAGTTATAGTGATACAAACCAATGGAGATGTTCTCTTAGGTACGGATCACTAGGGCTTGGAGCATCTGGGTCTACCACAATCTACCaacattaaaatcataattaaaattcactAATCATAACTATTTTTGATGGATAAACTACTACATGCATTCATGACCATTTACATTCAAGGGTTGGTTTATTCGGATGATGATATATAGATCGCATTTCATTACACAAATATTATTAAGTAGTTTCTATATATTCAAACagagttaaaaaaaaatgtttaaacgACGCAAtcttactatatatatatgaacattTTTCTGATTATTAAATCTTAATAACAAGCAAATATCATCTACAATTCTACTTACATCAATATAACAATTCATTTTACGTACTATACTTCATTGTTACTATAAATCATTGATTAAATATACTTCCTCCTTGTTCATCACTTTTGCATAATCAATCTATGATATTTTATACATTGCAGCTATCATATCGGATCTACTTATTCGTCTCATCACATATTTTtacaatatcaaatttttataatttttagttgtatCGAATAACGTACATGAAAAGGTATTTGAGtgcaattaaaaaaacagagcaaagtatttttaaaatgtatttTCTTCCTTGTATAGTATGATTTGTTATCCGTACGTACATACATCATGTAATCATGTTACAAAGATTTTCTTTTACATGCAAACATAAACTCATGCATTGGTCTATGAGCAAGCATAAAAGAAAGCTAGGGTTTATGGTGAAACTTACCAAAGTATAAGCATTTCTCATGTCTTCACCCCCGATTTCGACTCGAGGTTTCGACATGATAACAGCAGGCATTAGCTCATGGCCATTGTAAACTTCCTTGCTTGAGTTGTAAATTACTTTCAACTTCACACTTGGGTTGAAATTGTCCACAACTTCTCCTATCACCTTTTCTATTATCAATGGTTCTACACCTCTTGCCATGGATGAATATAACCTTAATTTAGTGATGATTTATAACTTAATAGAAAAAGGGATTTTTTTGGGGGGAGAGCTAGAGAAGTAGTGCAATTTGCTACTCTTCTAATCTTTGGTGCAATGGTTGATAGTTTCCTATAAGTATGGCCTTTTTATAGACACAACTCAcaagaaataaagaaagaaattaaataaacaaacattttatttatatcaatatCGTTAAATAACTTTCACCTAAACTCTGGTCTAACTTAAGTGGTTGAGTTTAggaatcaaatataatttttttttataattataataataaagaaattgtCGTCCGAGTATAATTTGATGGATAAGATGTACAAAACTAGCTTTATTCTtataaacacttaaaataacgagagaaagagaaaaataCTAAGAGGTATTGAAAGAATAGAATTTGATATAAAAGTATACCTAATTCCTTTGTTATGATTATCTTGTTAAAGAAATTTGCACAGGtaaatttgtgtaaaaagataattttaaccGGTAAAGATCGGATGggtataaaaattaatgtgatATGACATATGagtaataaagaaaaaagtatGGTTAAATTAAACATATACATTATTGTATTACTCTTATTagccaattaaataataaaataatataatatagcaACTAACTTGAAACTGACTAAAAAAATATCGCAATTATAATGGAAGTGATATAAGAATGTAATTTACATGATGCCCATCAAGAATGTCTCTCATAAGCAAACTTAAACACGTCTGAATAAATTCATCAAACATATACGTTAACATGAGACAATGTGTAGTGTAGGAGATGTTTTTTTTCCTTCCTTTTAAAATATCCCCTGAattagaaattagaaattagtaaataaaaaaTGCTTTTACAATGATATAATTACAGTAATTTATTAAATCTAATTAGAGTTGATGAATCTTGGAATATGTATAAACACCTGATATAGAAAATACGCAACAATTTTAATGTCTGAATcagtaaaattatatattttttgttcatttaaaTGTCCATATACAACTCTAACTTTTAAGATATTATAATAACAACATGTGTACCTGAAAGTTATGTACATACAATAGttatattatttcaaacaatattaataaatatttatcatcaaattacatgtcaactaatatatttaatatctaATGTAGTAGTAAACTAGAATGTAAGAATCTATTTATCTCTAAACTAGTTATTATTAAGAGTGGAGAATTCAATTTTTGGAGGTAGGACATATTATATTTCTAAAAATATAGAAACTCACATTTTATACATTTattttcactaaaaaaaattctaattacatAGCTAATCCTATtaagtatataaaataattaattgattaaaataacaataaagacAGCTACTTATTTTATTGGGGGATGCTTTACCTGAAATAGTAGTGATAAGACAACTTATTTTAGGGggcgtttggttcgcacaagggaatcggaatggaatgaggaaagggaatgaaggagaaaggaatggattcccctaatttagcctagtcgtttggttgtgttcaggaaacggaatcaatccctttgtgactgtttggttcaagttggATTAATTGATTCCCTTTCAACAGAGATTAGGAACAACCCAGAAAAGGAACAAAACAATGGCGAAGAACTTCAATTCACTCGAACAACAAAACGATGTTCATCAATGGCGGTACAGAAATCTATGTAGAACAACCCAGAAATCCAATTCATCCTACAAATCCAAttcatcaaaaatcaaaaacgcaACAGAAACGAAATTACAACAAGAATCAAAAACGCAGGCTTTCATCAATGGTGGTACAACACAGATTCAACAAGAACACGAAGAAGAATGGAGGCAGCAAAATCGAGATtgagaagaagagaagagaagttgAGGAAGATGAACGAGGCGTGAACAGGTGAACGTGCCACCCCTCACTGATGTTCACTGAGCGAATCAGTTCGTTGTTCGCCTATTCGCACTTCGCAAAGCCACTGCTGGCTGCTACTGCTGCTTCCGTGAACAGGTGAACGTGAAATCAAGACCACCAGACCCATCAACGCCGACGGCCCACCACCAAATCAACCCACCTTCAAttcaagttttgtttttatttcaagTTTCAAATCTCTTTATCTGTTCCTTGTCTCATCGTCGTAGCCTCAACCGAGCAGCCGCCGCCAGCACCGGCCAAATCAACCCAGCCGTCGCAGTTCAGGAAGGATGGAGGCGCGAGGAAGGAGAAATATGGTGAGGAAGGAGGCGCGAGTGAGAAAGGGAAGGCAGCAGCTGTGGGGAAgggaatggaatgggaaagtgGAGGGGGAGGGAGGGAATGAGGATTACCTCATTTTAGGTAATCCAAAACCTTAATATGGGGAAAGGGAATGATTCTAACTGCGAACCAAACAACATCAAAGGGAATGGGGTAtttccattccctttccctttccttaatacccccaaccaaacgcccccttaatgtcttctttttgtttattgtaTGGAGGGGAATCACGATTTTCCTTAATTAGAAAACTAATAtcaatattgaaaataaaatatttgtgtCATTTCATTTTACAAAGGCAAAGTAAGCTTTTGAAatatttcatttaatattttatcaatttCTAAGACTcccattaaaattattatttgttttccaATGTAAAGTGCATTTTTTGGGTGTTTTGTGTTgcttaaataaatatttcaatatgcaaattaactttttaaaatcataatatcattgacaaattttttttatatctatCTGATTATAGtaccaattttttttgtatagGTTTTATAAATAGATAAACatgacaaaataataatttgaatatgtaaattaattttttttgtcctttaccATCTAAAATATGAAGGATTGTATTTCCTTGGTATTTAGGGAGGTATACACGATAACATGTTTGGAATTAATGTTTAAAGTAGTTTAATTTCAgttaaatataaatgaaataaatgtattttttttcatatataagaAGAAGTCTTAGTTTAGTCCATTCATCATCGAAAACAAATacaattcttttttctttttgaaagacTCATCATTGACGTAGTTGAGTGAAGTACTCTCGATTTATAATCTCCATTTATCATTCGGACTGACCAAAAGAAAAACTCAGGAGTTTAACTCAATTATTACTAATGATAGAAGTAATATTTTAGCATGTTCACTGAGTTTgacttaattattatttttaaacagAATCTCACTTATTATAGATcgctataatttattttatttttctatattaaAACCTATAGTTATTTCACTAAAGTACATTGCCCCACTTACACTACCATACCAAAATATTcatcttttaattttcttaatttttgagtcATTTAATTGATCAAAAAGTAATCCCATGATGAGAGGAGTAAGTAAAAAGCTTTCTTATAGGATTAGACACATAAAATAATggataatatatttttctaataaaagataaattaagcGAAGAAAATAGTTAGATAAAAATTGaacctaaaaataaaaaccttTATATGAGAAGGTAATATCTGATTTAACTAAGACAAAAGTCATATCTCATGTGGATAATTAGTTATACGTAAATTGTCCAAATTAACTACGTGTAAGGCATTGTTTAAGAGCCGAAGTCAATATTAGTAGCCAAATAGCAAATGTTAGCAACTTTAATTACCATTTTGAAGTTGCAAACTTTTTCCATAAGTGAAAAATGTGTTCATACGTGTCATTTCTAGGACTAGTGGAATCTTTAAAAACGaattaataaagaatttattcttttattaattaatgatCAATTGTTATGAAATAGCTATATATTCCTAATTCTATATAggaataatattaacaataattattatattctttAATAGTTGATTGAACCTTTTTTAGTAACAGCTACACctcatttttgttttatttttgataaagcAAAAGGTAACTTTCATTTGAATCGGAAGCTACAACagtctaaaaaattaaatagataaTTTTTATAGTGGGAGAATATCTAATTagaaatttacctaaattgctTAGTTAAATAGTGGGTGGGGATGGTTTAGGATTCATAAATCATAACTATGTGAAGGCGTGGCTATAAAAATTTAGCCcatcactacaacataatttagTTTTAGTCAAatatatttagtgatatttaatttaaatgtcactattttagttttctaatggtatatatagtggatttagtgacatttattataccctttagcagcataatacaAAATCATACTAATAAGTTTTTCgcgacataggatctagtgacatttctcataaatatcactatagactatagtaacaattatatatgccactaaaggccaaataaagtgtggctaaatcactttattgtgaaatttaaaataaaaaccaacaattattacacaaaaaacataaatcagtggcatttttttaatgtcactaaatccaatgtagcaaaaagttaaatttgttgtagtaaGTCTTATACGAGAACGTTTTACTACGAGACGAGTTCTATTGGAAAATAATCCACATATGATCCCACATTGAAAAATTCAAGAGGGGTTTACTATCATATATACTTGATGGACTACTCCTTCtactaccaattggttttaggatggaatCTCATCGGGTTTGTGTGTAGCCAACTCTCCTCTTATGCGGGTTTTGTTGTGGCTCAAAggatagagcatctgcatgtAGAGTAGAAGGTTTGGGGTTCTACCCCTACTGGGCGCAGTTATTAGCTAGGGGAGGTTTCTTGACTGCGCAGATTcctctttactccctccttgAGGGGCACGAGTATGGTATGTGTGCTTCTTTCAGGAAAAGGAAACCCCCCACCCTAGACCCTGCCTTGTGCGGGATACTGAAATTGTTCTttactttttatctttttcactttaagattgtaagtgatcactttaagcttataagtaatcactttaagactataaaaaatgattaacttaaaactgtaagtgatctctttaaggttataattcattttttaagaCAATAAGTGTAAACTGGGTCAGCCCACTAGAAATATTCTACATAAAatcgtctcatttgagaatttgtgataaaaaatttACGTTTTATTAAGATAGACATGTAatgaatatgaaaattttaaatgaatataaatataatttatatggaGAGAAACCACCGGCCCGCCTATGTTATTATGCCCTATCTTCCTTTGCTTCTTCCTTGTAGGATCtcctcaacaaaaaaaaataaaaaataaaaaataaaaaataaaataaaataaaattattgttcacatcttcatatattttaaattctgaTGACttcaattttatattaaattttaaagagttaattttaaatcaaattgattttgagtaatttttttGACTTTAAATTGTACGTGTTTGTTTAAACTAATAAGAACAAACGGATAAGATGTCTATATAACAATCCATTGCAAATGGAAATAATTTGGCCGTACGATTGATAACGATGTTAATcaattaattttgtttctttatcAATAATTTCTAAATTAGGTTGCATTGAGATTGGTGTTAACAAATTCATCGGGACATGTCCCCCGGGATACGAGTATGATTTATCCGCTATCACTTCCCTCGGATCTTGTTTTTGTGCAGAATGTTAGGGTGATGATTATGACCATTAGTCCAtaaccttatttttatttttggtcataactcatagtctttctttaatttcattcatacatttatctcactttttcataaaatatgttattaagtctCATCGAATTtgcaatatttgtattttgaatttgaGAGCTTTTTATAGCAAATATTGCAAATTCAACGATACGGAGAGAATTTATTCCTTTTACtcccttttcttgattttcacttATTTGTACTTGAAACTATTTCTTTAGGTCTAAGGGAACTTAGTGGACAAGCTGGGTGTATAAAGTACTTTTTCATCGATTCGAAGTACATAAATACTTGTCTCTCtcatttattttgcatcatttgaGTAAAAATGCTATTgtataataattcaaataatgtTAAATGAATAGAACAAAAAGAGTAAAATAATATACTTCGTATAGTAGTGTCAACGAGCTGGTTTTTgctttgattatttaattaaaaataattatttttaaactttatGTTGATATCTGATCTCTAAAATAATTCtgataaaattatttgtaaattttactGTAGGTAAAAATTTGTTAGTTAAAATTTGTAGAATACGTCAATGCATACTACATAATAAGCATTTGTAGTGATTATTAGGAGaaggtcttagtaaataacggtgatttataaagttaataaatCACTCTTATGTGCTAAGATTTGATAGCACAAGAATTTTGTAATtctaatttactttttataattttat
Protein-coding sequences here:
- the LOC130805907 gene encoding CEN-like protein 1 isoform X1; amino-acid sequence: MARGVEPLIIEKVIGEVVDNFNPSVKLKVIYNSSKEVYNGHELMPAVIMSKPRVEIGGEDMRNAYTLIVVDPDAPSPSDPYLREHLHWIVTDIPGTTDVSFGREIVCYEAPKPVIGIHRYVFILFKQIRGRQTVKTPSSRDCFNTRRFAAENGLGLPVAVVYFNAQRETAARRR
- the LOC130805907 gene encoding CEN-like protein 1 isoform X2; this translates as MARGVEPLIIEKVIGEVVDNFNPSVKLKVIYNSSKEVYNGHELMPAVIMSKPRVEIGGEDMRNAYTLIVVDPDAPSPSDPYLREHLHWIVTDIPGTTDVSFGKEIVCYEAPKPVIGIHRYVFILFKQIRGRQTVKTPSSRDCFNTRRFAAENGLGLPVAVVYFNAQRETAARRR
- the LOC130805907 gene encoding CEN-like protein 1 isoform X3, which codes for MSILIKQPLIIEKVIGEVVDNFNPSVKLKVIYNSSKEVYNGHELMPAVIMSKPRVEIGGEDMRNAYTLIVVDPDAPSPSDPYLREHLHWIVTDIPGTTDVSFGREIVCYEAPKPVIGIHRYVFILFKQIRGRQTVKTPSSRDCFNTRRFAAENGLGLPVAVVYFNAQRETAARRR